The Sphingomonas donggukensis genomic interval GGACCCCATAGGCGAGGGGGCCGTCCTAGTCAACGGACGCGTCCGCCGCCGCTTCGCGCTGGCCCGCCGCATGCCGCGATCCGCCAGGTTGCCGATCCGCGGATACCGCCGCTTGTGCCGCACGAACTGCCTCCGTGCCCACAGCGAATTCTGGAGCACCAGACCGAGCCCTCCGGCGAACGTGAAGATGCCGCCTGGCCACGGCAGCAAGGCAACCGCTGGCGTCGCGACGATTAGCAGGGCGCCGATGACGAGAAATGCGGTGCGCAGGGCGGGGTGACGGGGGGACGAACGGGCCACACGCGCCATGTGGGCTCAGCGTGTTGCCGATGCAAGACACGTGGCAGGTACGCTGGCGCGCCGCGCAGGATCGGTTATGCAACGCAGGTCGGGGCAACGGCCTGATGACGCAGGGGGAACAGGCTTGGTCGCGATCGTCTCGACAGTGGCGTATCTTGGGCTGGAGGCGCGCGGGGTCGAGGTGCAGTGCACGCTCGTCGCCGGGCTGCCCGCGTTCGTCGTCGTCGGCCTGCCCGACAAGGCGGTCGCCGAAAGCCGCGAGCGGGTGCGCGGGGCGATCGCCGCGCTCGGCCTGTCGCTGCCGCCCAAGCGCATCACGATCAACCTGTCGCCCGCTGATCTGCCGAAGGAGGGATCGCACTTCGACCTGCCGATCGCGCTGGCGTTGCTGGCGGCGATGGGTGTCGTCGATGCCGAGGCGATCAGCGAGTATGTCGTCGTCGGCGAACTCGGCCTCGATGCGCGCGTGCAGCCGTCGCCCGGTGTGTTGCTCGCGGCGATCCATGCCGGGGCGGAAGGCAAGGGCCTGATCTGCCCCGCCGCGCAAGGGGCGGAGGCAGCGTGGGCGGGCTCTGTGGAAGTGCTGGCGGCTGCCGACCTGATCGGCTTGCTGAACCATCTGAAGGGCCAGCAACTGCTGTCGCCGCCGTCTGCGGGGGTTGTCGAGGAAGCGGGCTTCGGCCCCGATCTGGCGCAGGTGAAGGGGCAGGAGACCGCCAAGCGCGCGCTGGAGATCGCGGCGGCGGGTGGGCACAATCTGCTGATGGTCGGACCACCCGGCGCCGGCAAATCGCTGCTCGCATCGTGCCTACCCGGCATCCTCCCGCCGCTGGATGCCGCGGAGGCGCTCGAGGTGTCGATGGTGCAGTCGGTCGCGGGAACGCTGACCGGCGGGCGGCTGACGCGGACGCGACCGTTCCGTTCGCCGCATCATTCGGCGTCGATGGCGGCGCTGACCGGCGGCGGCCTCAGGGTTAAGCCGGGCGAGGTCAGCCTTGCGCATCTCGGTGTGCTGTTCCTCGACGAGCTGCCCGAGTTTCAGCGCGCGGTGCTCGATTCGCTGCGCCAGCCGCTCGAAACCGGCACGGTCAGCGTCGCGCGGGCGAATGCGCACGTCACGTTCCCCGCGAACGTCCAGCTGGTCGCGGCGATGAACCCGTGCCGGTGCGGGCATCTGGGCGACCCCGCGCTCGCCTGCTCGCGCGCGCCGAAATGCGCGGCGGACTATCAGGCGAAGGTGTCGGGGCCGCTGCTCGACCGCATCGATTTGCACGTCGAGGTCGCCGCGGTGAGCGCCGCCGACCTGATCCTGCCCCCGCCGACCGAATCCTCCGCCGACGTCGCGGCTCGGGTGGCCACGGCACGCCGCGTACAGTCCGCGCGCTACGCCGGCGACGATGCCCGCACCAACGCCGAAGCGAACGGCCCGGTGCTCGACGCGCACGCCACCCCGGACGAGGCGGGCCGCAAGCTGCTGGCGCAGGCCGCAGAGGCGATGCGCCTGTCCGCACGCGGCTACACCCGCGTCCTCCGCGTCGCGCGCACCATCGCCGATCTGGCGGGCGCCGAAACTATCGGGCGCATCCACGTGGCCGAGGCGCTCAGCTATCGCCGCCAGGCGCCGCGCAATTGACCGGGCAGGTCGGCGAGTCCCGATCGACTGTGTGATTGCCGTCCTCATCGACATTCTGGTGCGGGCGGTGGGAATCGAACCCACACTCCTTTCGGAACCGGATTTTGAGTCCGGCGCGTCTACCAGTTCCACCACGCCCGCATCGCGATCATCGGAGCGCGCGGCTCTCGATCGACGTGCGTGCCTATACGCAGGCAGATTGCGGAGTGCCAGACCGCAATTGCGCAGGGCTGCACGATGCAGACTAGGCCACCGGCAGGTCGATCGCGAAGGCCGCGCCGGTCGCTGAGGGCGTGAGGCCGATCGTGCCGCCGCTCGCCGACAGGAGCGAGCGGGCGATGGCGAGGCCGATGCCGGTGCCGCCCTGTTCGCGGCGGTCGGTGAAGAAGGGCAGGAAGATGCGGTCGCGGTCGCCGGGGGGCACGCCGGGGCCGTCGTCGTGCCACGTCAGTGTGATCCGATCCCCGAGCGGGACGATCCCGACCGCGACCGACCCGGCGCCCGCCTGGCGGCTGTTGTCGGCGAGCACCGCCAGCACCGTCGCCAGCGCCTCGGCGGCGATGCCGGCGCGCGGTGCCTCTCCGGTGACGGTAACGGTCAGGCCCGGCACGCCCGCCTGACGTGCCACCGCCGCCGGATCGCAATGCGCATCCGACGCATCGGCCATGTCGGCGCGGGCGAGATCGAGGAGGCGTTGGACCAGCCGCGACAGCCGCTCGGTATCGGCGGTCGCGTTGGCGAGAAAGCGGCGGCGGTCGTCCTCGCCCATGTCATGCTCGGCCAGCAGCTCCAGCGCGCCGCGGATGCCGGTCAGCGGCGTCTTGAATTCGTGGCTGACTGCGGTGGCGAAGTCGCGGAGGTAGCGGTTCCGCGCGTCGATGCGCTCGGCCATCACCGCGAAGTTCGAATACAGCTCGCGAATCTCGATCGCGGCGGTCGCGGGCGACTCCGGGATCGACACCTGGCCGCGCGCCACCGCGTCGCTGGCGCGGGTGAGCGCGCGGATCGGGCGGGCGATACCGCGCGACAGTAGCCCGGCGAGCACCATCAAAGTCGCGAAGATCAGGACGATGCCGATCGCGATCTTGCCGCCGTCCTGCGCAATGCCGACGAACAGGCCGCGCGGCGACCGCCACGCCATCACCATGCCGAT includes:
- a CDS encoding YifB family Mg chelatase-like AAA ATPase, translated to MVAIVSTVAYLGLEARGVEVQCTLVAGLPAFVVVGLPDKAVAESRERVRGAIAALGLSLPPKRITINLSPADLPKEGSHFDLPIALALLAAMGVVDAEAISEYVVVGELGLDARVQPSPGVLLAAIHAGAEGKGLICPAAQGAEAAWAGSVEVLAAADLIGLLNHLKGQQLLSPPSAGVVEEAGFGPDLAQVKGQETAKRALEIAAAGGHNLLMVGPPGAGKSLLASCLPGILPPLDAAEALEVSMVQSVAGTLTGGRLTRTRPFRSPHHSASMAALTGGGLRVKPGEVSLAHLGVLFLDELPEFQRAVLDSLRQPLETGTVSVARANAHVTFPANVQLVAAMNPCRCGHLGDPALACSRAPKCAADYQAKVSGPLLDRIDLHVEVAAVSAADLILPPPTESSADVAARVATARRVQSARYAGDDARTNAEANGPVLDAHATPDEAGRKLLAQAAEAMRLSARGYTRVLRVARTIADLAGAETIGRIHVAEALSYRRQAPRN
- a CDS encoding sensor histidine kinase: MIAALKRLAKRHWPALSIRAILLATFVFVAALPGVGAVFLRVYENTLVQQTEAELTAQGAVLAAAYRAAWGAPAAPRDDPVADPPRIDLRADPVLPAAPAPVRTRPADPRAARVGAQLAPIVRDAAAMTLASTRILDAAGVVVAGRGDVGLSYAGLVEVRRAASGRPATVLRTRFDDPYNLHSPLEWLSRAVNIRVHHVQPVTADGAVIGMVMAWRSPRGLFVGIAQDGGKIAIGIVLIFATLMVLAGLLSRGIARPIRALTRASDAVARGQVSIPESPATAAIEIRELYSNFAVMAERIDARNRYLRDFATAVSHEFKTPLTGIRGALELLAEHDMGEDDRRRFLANATADTERLSRLVQRLLDLARADMADASDAHCDPAAVARQAGVPGLTVTVTGEAPRAGIAAEALATVLAVLADNSRQAGAGSVAVGIVPLGDRITLTWHDDGPGVPPGDRDRIFLPFFTDRREQGGTGIGLAIARSLLSASGGTIGLTPSATGAAFAIDLPVA